The proteins below come from a single Acidobacteriota bacterium genomic window:
- a CDS encoding formylglycine-generating enzyme family protein, whose amino-acid sequence MWSGMSEIGEPCCVLIPAGYFQMGCATGRDDEQPVHRVWIDAFEMAVFQVRNRDWAVFMEAAGHPAPPEGQNPAFNHIDQPVVAVNWAEANQYCRWLGRLSGRQYRLPTEAEWERAAKGGREDALYPWGDEQPEANDEYIRRWKRKVSGPLPVGQGTPNPFGLYDMGENVHEWCADWYSSEYYTRSPSQNPEGPPSGERRASRGGAWRHHIKASRCAARSSIPPDFRYTDYGFRVVRNIS is encoded by the coding sequence ATGTGGTCTGGCATGAGCGAAATCGGTGAGCCTTGTTGCGTGCTGATCCCTGCTGGTTATTTCCAGATGGGGTGTGCTACGGGCCGTGACGATGAGCAACCGGTCCATCGAGTGTGGATCGATGCATTTGAAATGGCGGTTTTCCAGGTACGAAACCGCGATTGGGCGGTGTTCATGGAAGCCGCCGGCCATCCCGCGCCTCCCGAAGGGCAGAATCCGGCCTTCAACCACATTGACCAACCGGTCGTGGCGGTAAACTGGGCCGAAGCCAACCAATACTGCCGTTGGCTGGGCCGATTGAGTGGCCGGCAATATCGCCTGCCGACGGAGGCAGAATGGGAGAGAGCTGCGAAAGGCGGGAGAGAAGACGCCCTGTACCCATGGGGCGACGAACAACCCGAAGCGAATGATGAATACATTCGCCGCTGGAAGCGGAAGGTTTCTGGACCGCTGCCGGTGGGCCAGGGCACGCCCAACCCATTCGGCCTTTATGATATGGGCGAAAACGTCCATGAGTGGTGTGCCGACTGGTACTCAAGTGAATACTATACCCGCTCGCCATCGCAAAACCCCGAGGGTCCGCCATCCGGCGAGCGGCGCGCGTCGCGTGGGGGCGCCTGGCGGCACCACATTAAGGCGAGCCGTTGCGCTGCACGGTCCAGCATTCCACCAGATTTTCGGTACACAGATTACGGGTTTCGTGTGGTTCGCAACATCTCATAA
- the galT gene encoding galactose-1-phosphate uridylyltransferase codes for MSELRHNVLTREWVIIASERAKRPHEFARKDERRRSNPPYVASCPFCPGNEQMTPPATLVIPDNGSWRVRVMPNKFAALSYDGERRRSSEGIRRTVTGVGIHEVIVESPDHSKSTGLLEDSQVETLIDAYLNRFNFASQDPRVDQVTIFKNHGLAAGTSIEHPHSQIIGCPVITSQIRDRMINALHHFDEYGECIFCRVLELELREGTRIVMETEHFVAFVQFAALTPFSMLIMPRRHMSCFSEISDAEAGDLARILRRTLAKLYHGLLDPDFNYTIRTAPREACGVKYFHWYLSIIPRLTKVAGFELGSGMFINISLPEEDASFLRGVVAGQSGTTKERNGGI; via the coding sequence ATGTCTGAGTTACGCCACAACGTTCTAACCCGAGAGTGGGTCATCATTGCCTCCGAGCGCGCCAAACGGCCACATGAATTTGCGAGGAAGGATGAGAGGAGAAGGAGTAACCCTCCATATGTTGCGTCATGTCCGTTTTGTCCCGGCAATGAGCAGATGACGCCTCCTGCAACGTTGGTAATTCCTGACAATGGATCCTGGCGGGTCCGAGTCATGCCCAACAAGTTCGCCGCCCTTTCCTACGATGGCGAGCGGCGGCGGTCGTCTGAAGGGATTCGGCGGACCGTTACCGGAGTTGGTATCCACGAGGTGATCGTCGAGTCCCCAGACCACAGTAAATCAACGGGACTGTTGGAAGATTCCCAGGTTGAAACGCTCATCGACGCTTACCTCAATCGTTTCAATTTTGCATCACAGGACCCACGTGTCGACCAAGTCACCATCTTCAAGAACCACGGCCTTGCGGCCGGAACTTCGATTGAGCATCCGCATTCGCAGATCATTGGATGTCCAGTAATCACGTCACAAATTCGCGACCGGATGATCAACGCTCTGCACCACTTTGATGAGTACGGTGAGTGCATATTTTGCCGCGTACTCGAACTCGAGCTGCGGGAAGGGACGCGCATCGTTATGGAGACCGAGCACTTTGTGGCGTTCGTTCAGTTTGCTGCTCTAACTCCTTTTTCGATGCTGATTATGCCTCGCCGGCACATGTCCTGCTTTTCGGAAATCAGCGACGCGGAGGCGGGAGACCTTGCCAGGATCCTTCGAAGGACGCTGGCCAAGCTGTACCACGGTCTCCTGGATCCAGACTTTAATTACACAATCCGCACTGCTCCCAGGGAAGCTTGCGGTGTGAAGTATTTTCACTGGTATCTCAGCATCATCCCGCGGCTGACCAAGGTGGCGGGTTTCGAGCTTGGTTCTGGCATGTTTATTAACATTTCCCTCCCGGAAGAGGACGCATCCTTTTTGAGGGGAGTGGTTGCCGGCCAGTCTGGGACAACTAAAGAGAGAAACGGCGGAATTTAA
- a CDS encoding response regulator transcription factor produces the protein MRQRIALIEDEKDIVDLVRYNFRKEGFDIESFSSGRDGLEYIRKNSVDLVLLDIMLPDLDGTEICKRVRADERLKGLPIIFLTAKGEEIDRVVGLELGADDYVVKPFSPRELVARAKAVLRRQEAALGKAEVIELPGLRLDSRTREVTVRGRPIQLSALEFKLLHFLASQPRRVFTREQLLDNVWGRDRFVTPRTVDVHIRRLREKIEKHEGSPQYVQTVRGSGYRFFPGDTESQED, from the coding sequence GTGCGTCAGCGAATTGCCCTCATCGAAGACGAAAAGGATATTGTCGACCTGGTCCGTTATAACTTTCGGAAGGAAGGATTTGACATCGAAAGCTTCTCGAGCGGCAGGGACGGACTGGAATACATCCGCAAGAATTCCGTTGACCTGGTCCTCCTGGACATTATGCTGCCCGATCTTGACGGCACGGAGATATGCAAGCGCGTGCGGGCGGATGAGCGCCTGAAAGGGCTGCCCATTATTTTCCTGACGGCCAAGGGCGAAGAAATTGACCGCGTCGTTGGACTGGAACTTGGCGCCGACGATTATGTCGTGAAGCCTTTCAGCCCGCGGGAATTGGTTGCCCGCGCAAAGGCCGTATTGCGCCGTCAGGAGGCCGCGCTCGGCAAGGCAGAAGTCATTGAGTTACCAGGGTTGCGTCTCGACTCACGGACTCGCGAAGTGACGGTTCGCGGCCGTCCCATTCAGTTAAGCGCGCTCGAATTCAAATTGCTCCATTTCCTGGCTTCTCAGCCCCGGCGGGTCTTCACCCGCGAGCAGCTGCTTGATAACGTCTGGGGCAGGGACAGGTTTGTAACTCCCCGCACCGTGGATGTTCACATTCGGCGTCTTCGAGAGAAGATCGAAAAACACGAAGGGTCGCCCCAGTACGTTCAGACCGTGCGGGGCTCCGGATACCGATTCTTTCCTGGTGATACCGAATCTCAAGAGGATTGA
- a CDS encoding HAMP domain-containing histidine kinase, which yields MALTSPIFRKLLIGAFLLIAGTLLGVNAYLTRFTIRLQTENIHRRLSAEAEILSGEAATVPPAKLENWSHQSQARALARVAVIDPHGTVLADSQEPSGVSTSRADLAEVQKALQGTSGFSVRPDPDVDQDLYYLAIPFRYLEKPGYVLQLAVPLTDVKSATGALHHEIWVASLVALILALGIAYFFSQSFTHRVNSLKVFAENLDKMPPAGRSLVYGNDELGGLARSLDRTGSRLRELVDRLSLESARRESILASMVEGVVAVDRELRITFCNGSFRSMVGRSDFIPENQPLLDVLRDPELLRMFTHVLDSRQRMKQRVRLAGAEGHSFEIQVTPLAGTSRGGAIAIFYDITDLERLERVRKDFVANVSHELRTPLTAISGYAETLLEGALEDDENNRKFVEIIKSHATRLSNIASDLLALSELESEKPPAESKVISVRAAVDTALKMIEPAAQGRKVAIIRGELDEADVLAERGRLEQALVNLLDNAVKFNRSGGEVRVEIRRDTSNHVRIVVADTGIGIPSTDLSRVFERFYRVDKARSREMGGTGLGLSIVKHAIERMNGTVSVESQMGKGSIFTIFLPVWSHESQEPA from the coding sequence ATGGCTTTGACCAGCCCAATATTTCGCAAGTTACTGATCGGCGCGTTCCTTCTGATCGCAGGAACACTGCTGGGCGTGAACGCTTATCTCACCCGGTTTACCATCCGGCTTCAAACTGAGAACATCCATCGCCGCTTGTCGGCGGAAGCGGAGATCCTCTCAGGTGAAGCGGCAACGGTTCCACCGGCGAAGCTGGAAAACTGGTCGCATCAATCCCAGGCCCGTGCGCTTGCACGTGTGGCGGTCATCGATCCTCATGGGACCGTGCTTGCTGATTCGCAAGAACCTTCGGGCGTGTCTACCAGCCGCGCCGACCTCGCTGAGGTCCAGAAAGCCCTCCAGGGGACAAGTGGGTTTTCGGTACGCCCCGACCCGGACGTTGATCAAGATCTCTATTACCTGGCAATACCTTTTCGTTACCTAGAGAAACCAGGGTATGTGTTGCAATTGGCAGTTCCCCTGACGGATGTCAAGTCAGCAACCGGAGCTTTGCATCATGAAATCTGGGTCGCCTCGCTGGTGGCCCTGATTCTTGCGTTGGGTATTGCCTACTTCTTCTCTCAGTCTTTTACTCATCGAGTTAACTCCCTCAAGGTATTCGCTGAGAACCTGGACAAAATGCCGCCCGCAGGACGATCGCTGGTGTATGGGAACGACGAACTGGGTGGCCTGGCGCGCTCGCTCGACCGGACAGGATCCCGGCTGCGTGAGCTGGTTGACCGTCTTAGCCTGGAATCTGCGCGACGTGAGAGCATCCTGGCAAGCATGGTGGAAGGCGTGGTAGCCGTGGATAGGGAGCTCAGGATCACATTCTGCAACGGTTCATTCCGCAGCATGGTTGGGAGGTCTGACTTTATTCCGGAGAACCAGCCTCTGCTGGATGTTTTGCGCGATCCCGAATTACTCCGCATGTTTACGCACGTGCTGGATTCCCGCCAGCGCATGAAGCAGCGGGTCCGGCTTGCAGGGGCAGAAGGGCATTCGTTTGAAATCCAAGTGACACCGCTCGCAGGGACAAGTCGAGGCGGAGCCATCGCGATTTTCTACGACATCACCGACTTGGAGCGGTTGGAGCGTGTCCGGAAGGACTTTGTCGCCAACGTTTCCCACGAACTGCGCACACCCCTGACGGCCATCAGCGGTTACGCCGAGACCTTGCTGGAAGGGGCGCTCGAAGACGACGAAAACAACCGGAAATTTGTTGAGATCATCAAGTCCCATGCCACCCGGCTCAGCAATATCGCCTCAGATCTGCTGGCGCTGTCGGAGCTTGAATCGGAAAAGCCCCCCGCTGAATCGAAAGTGATTTCCGTGCGCGCAGCTGTTGATACCGCTCTAAAGATGATTGAGCCGGCAGCCCAAGGCCGCAAGGTCGCCATAATCCGTGGTGAGCTGGACGAAGCCGACGTGCTTGCAGAAAGAGGACGCCTGGAACAAGCCTTGGTGAACCTGCTCGACAACGCTGTCAAATTCAACCGCTCCGGGGGTGAAGTTCGAGTGGAGATCAGGAGAGATACCAGTAACCATGTTCGCATCGTAGTGGCAGATACCGGCATTGGCATTCCTTCCACAGACCTGTCGAGGGTCTTCGAACGGTTCTATCGGGTTGATAAAGCGCGATCGCGTGAAATGGGCGGGACGGGCCTGGGACTTTCCATTGTCAAGCACGCCATTGAACGAATGAACGGCACGGTCAGCGTAGAAAGCCAGATGGGCAAAGGATCGATTTTCACCATTTTTCTGCCTGTCTGGTCCCACGAATCACAGGAACCCGCATAA
- a CDS encoding mandelate racemase/muconate lactonizing enzyme family protein has product MKRRTFLRTAGLGSAAAVAAGGSAGPIPGGEPPASASSSSLPAKRSGMKITRIRFYHNPQSPPAFNQSFHAVTVETDQGITGVGEGGSPDAIKQCAAMLIGEDPARIEHLWQMMFRGYFYPAGREKLDAIGAIDLALWDIKGKALGVPVYELLGGLSREHVECYSTGFPQHGTLKETARACVEAGFRAFRYATADPPDGQPFNSHQAVRKTYQDCVEIRDGVGPDGDWALDYHTRLDFPDAVRLSTLIEPLEPYFAEDLVRSEDPGVYRDLRAHVKVPIAVGEQFGSKWDARWLIENQLIDYARVTLPNVGGITEYMKIAALCDTHYVGLIPHFTGPVSEAALVHCCGVFPGPVMMEMLGNGVHTYDHLPQFYEFRNGKLWPNRRPGLGVELDTKPLQMAAEITERARPIPMFRRPDGSITNW; this is encoded by the coding sequence ATGAAACGCCGAACTTTTCTTCGAACAGCAGGACTGGGGAGCGCGGCTGCGGTGGCCGCGGGAGGAAGTGCCGGCCCAATTCCCGGGGGGGAACCTCCGGCGAGTGCTTCATCCTCATCGTTGCCAGCAAAAAGGTCAGGAATGAAGATCACGCGCATTCGTTTTTACCACAATCCTCAATCGCCGCCGGCGTTTAATCAGAGTTTCCATGCAGTGACGGTGGAGACTGACCAGGGGATCACGGGGGTTGGCGAAGGCGGGTCGCCCGATGCCATCAAACAGTGCGCGGCCATGCTCATCGGCGAAGACCCAGCGCGCATTGAGCACCTCTGGCAGATGATGTTTCGTGGTTATTTCTATCCTGCCGGCCGCGAAAAGCTGGACGCCATAGGCGCAATTGACCTGGCCCTCTGGGACATCAAGGGCAAGGCGCTGGGTGTTCCAGTCTACGAGCTACTCGGTGGGCTTTCGCGCGAGCACGTGGAGTGCTACTCAACTGGTTTTCCCCAACACGGAACGTTAAAAGAAACTGCTCGTGCCTGCGTGGAAGCCGGTTTCCGCGCCTTCCGTTACGCCACCGCCGACCCGCCAGACGGCCAACCGTTTAACTCTCACCAGGCTGTCCGCAAGACCTACCAGGACTGCGTCGAGATCCGTGACGGCGTGGGTCCTGATGGTGACTGGGCGCTTGATTATCACACGCGGCTGGATTTCCCGGATGCGGTGCGGCTCTCTACGTTAATCGAACCGTTGGAGCCATATTTTGCGGAGGACCTGGTCCGCTCGGAAGATCCTGGTGTCTATCGCGATTTGCGCGCGCACGTGAAGGTGCCCATCGCGGTAGGCGAGCAATTCGGAAGCAAGTGGGACGCCCGGTGGCTTATTGAAAACCAGTTGATCGATTACGCGCGAGTGACGCTGCCCAACGTCGGCGGCATCACCGAATATATGAAAATTGCCGCGCTATGCGATACGCACTATGTCGGGCTCATTCCCCACTTTACGGGCCCGGTTTCAGAAGCTGCGTTGGTCCACTGCTGCGGAGTTTTCCCCGGACCTGTGATGATGGAGATGCTGGGAAATGGCGTCCACACGTACGACCACCTTCCGCAATTCTATGAGTTTCGAAATGGCAAGCTGTGGCCCAACCGCCGGCCCGGACTTGGAGTAGAACTCGACACGAAGCCGCTCCAAATGGCGGCCGAGATCACGGAGAGGGCGCGTCCTATTCCTATGTTCCGCCGCCCTGACGGATCAATTACAAACTGGTGA
- a CDS encoding response regulator, with the protein MPAGNVTAHSLICHQGLTVIPHAERVKIEITLEDEKGRLVMKPKITALLVHHRNERFYILELVLEALSIRVIRARSTQEAEKQLCEKPCPQLVLSDTVLPDGNWMDVLDVAAKAIEPVNVIIVSAMPDTRLYLDTMDHGAFDFMTDSFTVPQIVHILKCALDDISRRRGSGLRVAAIIHEEPRRLAV; encoded by the coding sequence ATGCCGGCCGGTAATGTAACCGCACATTCATTAATTTGTCATCAAGGCTTAACAGTTATCCCTCATGCTGAGAGAGTGAAAATAGAAATAACTCTTGAAGATGAAAAGGGCAGGTTGGTTATGAAGCCTAAAATCACCGCGTTATTGGTTCACCACCGAAACGAGCGCTTCTACATTTTGGAGCTGGTTCTCGAGGCGCTTTCCATCAGGGTTATCCGGGCGAGGAGCACACAGGAGGCGGAGAAACAACTCTGTGAGAAGCCGTGCCCGCAACTCGTGCTGAGTGACACTGTGCTACCTGATGGCAACTGGATGGACGTGCTGGATGTTGCCGCCAAAGCCATTGAGCCGGTCAACGTCATCATTGTCTCCGCGATGCCGGACACCAGACTCTACTTGGACACGATGGATCACGGGGCCTTTGACTTTATGACCGACTCTTTCACGGTCCCGCAGATTGTTCACATTTTGAAGTGCGCGCTCGACGATATCAGCCGTCGCCGGGGCTCCGGCCTGCGTGTCGCCGCGATTATCCACGAAGAACCACGGCGGCTCGCTGTGTAG
- the pstS gene encoding phosphate ABC transporter substrate-binding protein PstS: MKIRLRGTIAALVVTLALVGLFAACSQQESGSGSASGAITLNAAGATFPYPIYSKWFSEYQKIHPNIAINYQSIGSGGGIRQLHAGTVDFGASDMPLKDDMLKQLNLQIVQFPTVLGAVVPSYNIPGVEVPLKFTAASLAGIYLGKITKWNAPEIRKNNPGVELPAKDITVVHRSDGSGTTFVWTDYLSKVSPEWKSKVGSNTSVQWPVGLGGKGNEGVAGVVKQTPYSIGYVELIYALQNKMSYGLVQNSSGNFVKASLETAKEAAADAAGEMQNDVRVSITDPPGKDAYPICSFTYLLIPVHIADAAKRDAIKDFLHWMLTDGQGMVESLDYGQLPDLVKQINTEHISQIS, encoded by the coding sequence ATGAAAATCAGACTCAGAGGTACAATCGCAGCCTTGGTTGTGACGCTGGCACTGGTGGGATTGTTCGCAGCTTGCAGCCAGCAGGAATCAGGTTCCGGCTCCGCGTCCGGCGCCATTACTTTGAATGCCGCGGGCGCTACATTTCCTTATCCGATATACTCCAAATGGTTTAGCGAATACCAAAAGATTCATCCAAATATCGCCATCAACTACCAGTCCATTGGTTCAGGGGGCGGTATCCGGCAACTCCATGCAGGCACGGTTGATTTCGGGGCCTCGGATATGCCGCTCAAAGATGACATGCTCAAGCAACTTAATCTGCAGATTGTGCAGTTCCCCACGGTGCTTGGAGCGGTTGTGCCTAGCTATAACATCCCTGGCGTTGAAGTACCACTGAAGTTTACAGCGGCATCCCTGGCGGGCATTTATCTTGGCAAGATCACCAAGTGGAACGCGCCGGAAATTCGAAAGAACAATCCCGGAGTGGAGCTTCCTGCCAAGGACATCACTGTAGTCCACCGATCCGATGGCAGCGGCACCACCTTTGTGTGGACTGATTACCTTTCGAAAGTCAGCCCGGAGTGGAAGTCGAAAGTGGGCAGCAACACCTCTGTTCAGTGGCCAGTGGGCCTGGGCGGCAAAGGCAATGAAGGTGTGGCTGGCGTCGTCAAGCAGACGCCTTATTCCATTGGTTATGTGGAGCTGATCTATGCGCTCCAAAACAAGATGTCCTATGGCCTGGTCCAGAATTCCTCAGGGAATTTCGTCAAGGCCAGCCTGGAAACCGCCAAGGAAGCAGCCGCCGACGCTGCGGGTGAAATGCAGAATGACGTCCGAGTCTCGATCACCGATCCGCCGGGCAAGGATGCTTATCCGATCTGCAGCTTCACCTATTTGCTGATCCCAGTACACATTGCGGACGCAGCCAAACGGGACGCGATCAAGGACTTCCTGCATTGGATGCTGACTGACGGCCAGGGCATGGTGGAAAGCCTTGATTACGGCCAGTTGCCTGATCTAGTGAAGCAGATCAATACAGAGCACATTTCGCAAATCAGTTGA
- the pstC gene encoding phosphate ABC transporter permease subunit PstC — translation MATTSAPDETPIPSRYRTPKRGLSSFLQRLRSGDEIAHLITLAFAASIVLITLLLVYQLWTHSVLPRQRFGWRFLVTSTWDPVFENFGALPFIFGTLVTSVVSLLLALPLGVGAAIFLAELAPPRISHALAFVVELLAAVPSVILGLLGIFLLVPFLRTEVQPFLKAAFGFLPFFQGQMYGIGMLAASVILTIMIIPFIISISREVLLAVPVDQREAALALGATRWEATWKVVVPYAKTGIYGSIFLALARALGETMAVTMVIGNDPRISASLFAPGYTIAAVIANEFTEATGNLYLQSLIELGLVLFLVTIIINALARVLIVVTTRQGTAHP, via the coding sequence ATGGCAACGACATCTGCTCCCGATGAAACCCCAATCCCTTCCCGGTACAGAACGCCCAAGCGCGGTTTAAGCTCCTTCCTTCAGCGCCTTCGCAGCGGAGATGAGATAGCCCATCTGATCACACTGGCCTTTGCGGCGAGCATTGTTCTGATCACGCTCCTGCTGGTTTACCAATTGTGGACCCATTCGGTGCTACCGCGGCAGCGTTTCGGATGGCGCTTTCTGGTGACGAGTACTTGGGACCCCGTTTTTGAGAATTTCGGGGCTCTGCCGTTTATCTTCGGAACGCTGGTTACGTCAGTAGTAAGTCTGCTGCTAGCCTTGCCCCTGGGAGTCGGCGCAGCGATTTTTCTTGCAGAGCTTGCCCCACCACGAATTTCGCATGCGCTGGCGTTCGTGGTGGAACTTCTGGCCGCCGTGCCCAGCGTGATCCTTGGGTTGCTGGGCATCTTTTTGTTGGTGCCGTTTCTCCGGACAGAAGTCCAACCCTTCCTTAAAGCCGCGTTTGGCTTTCTGCCCTTCTTCCAGGGCCAGATGTACGGAATCGGGATGCTTGCCGCGAGTGTGATCCTGACCATCATGATCATTCCGTTTATCATTTCGATCTCGAGGGAAGTTTTGCTGGCTGTGCCTGTTGACCAGCGCGAGGCAGCCCTGGCTTTAGGGGCAACCCGCTGGGAGGCGACCTGGAAAGTGGTTGTGCCCTACGCGAAGACGGGAATCTATGGATCAATTTTCCTGGCGCTGGCCCGGGCCCTGGGCGAAACAATGGCTGTGACCATGGTGATTGGAAACGATCCAAGAATCAGCGCTTCTCTGTTTGCGCCCGGCTATACCATTGCGGCCGTCATTGCCAACGAGTTTACGGAAGCAACGGGAAATCTTTATCTCCAGTCCCTGATTGAACTCGGACTGGTGCTTTTCCTCGTGACAATCATTATCAATGCCCTGGCACGCGTGCTGATTGTGGTGACCACAAGACAAGGGACCGCACACCCATGA
- the pstA gene encoding phosphate ABC transporter permease PstA, translating to MNRLLAWRKFVNAFMLTLTGLCALLSVSVLLIVLAYLGWNGWQYLTWTFLTHLPAPVGETGGGMANAIVGSGKLLLIAAVTGIPTGLLGGIYLAEFGGKTFAFLVRYTADLLNGVPSIVMGIFAYTVVVLPMRHFSALAGGLALGVMLIPIVLRSTEDFLRAVPNPLREGALALGASKWKAIATVVVPASIRAIATGALLGLARVAGETAPLLFTSFNNQFWSKGLNQPTASLPVMIYEYAISPYTDWHRQAWAAGFILLMLVLIANIGARLILSRKGPALRG from the coding sequence ATGAACCGCCTTCTTGCGTGGAGAAAATTCGTCAACGCCTTCATGCTTACGCTGACTGGCCTGTGTGCCCTGCTGTCGGTTTCCGTTCTGCTGATTGTTCTGGCGTATCTTGGTTGGAACGGATGGCAATATTTAACCTGGACTTTTCTCACCCACCTGCCTGCGCCAGTTGGCGAAACAGGCGGCGGGATGGCGAACGCCATTGTCGGCAGCGGGAAACTGCTCTTGATCGCGGCTGTAACGGGCATTCCCACTGGGTTACTGGGCGGAATTTACCTGGCCGAGTTCGGCGGCAAGACTTTTGCGTTTCTGGTTCGATATACGGCGGACCTTTTGAACGGCGTTCCTTCTATAGTGATGGGTATTTTCGCATACACAGTAGTCGTCCTGCCGATGCGCCACTTTTCCGCGCTTGCCGGCGGTTTGGCTTTGGGAGTCATGCTGATTCCTATCGTGTTGCGCAGCACGGAGGATTTCCTGAGAGCCGTCCCCAATCCGCTGCGCGAAGGCGCGCTGGCGCTAGGCGCGAGCAAATGGAAGGCCATCGCCACAGTTGTGGTTCCTGCGTCGATTCGTGCCATTGCCACTGGCGCCCTGCTGGGACTGGCCCGCGTGGCAGGAGAGACCGCACCACTGCTGTTTACGAGTTTCAATAACCAGTTTTGGAGCAAAGGGCTGAACCAGCCCACAGCGTCGCTTCCCGTCATGATATACGAATACGCCATCTCGCCCTATACCGACTGGCACCGCCAGGCGTGGGCGGCCGGCTTCATCTTGCTCATGCTGGTGCTTATTGCTAACATTGGGGCACGGCTGATTTTGTCCCGAAAGGGCCCAGCCCTGCGCGGATAA
- the pstB gene encoding phosphate ABC transporter ATP-binding protein encodes MGNVTDPEVIIGVPGYERPLEDSEKEARESVPKISVNLLNFYYGPRQVLFDVSLQIIEGKITALIGPSGCGKSTFLRTLNRMYETVRGTRAVGEILLDGQNIFDMDVVSLRRRVGMVFQKSNPFPKSIFENVAYGLRVNGTVRRSQVTEVVEKSLRRAALWDEVKDHLHKSAYALSGGQQQRLCIARALAIDPEVLLLDEPCSALDPIATAKIEDLLFALMGSCTIVIVTHNMQQAARVADQTGFFLLGRLIEFNKTEVIFKNPAQKETEDYITGRFG; translated from the coding sequence ATGGGAAACGTGACGGACCCGGAGGTGATCATCGGAGTGCCGGGATACGAACGGCCGCTTGAGGACTCTGAGAAAGAGGCCCGTGAATCCGTGCCGAAGATTTCCGTCAACCTGTTGAATTTCTATTACGGCCCACGGCAGGTTCTTTTTGACGTCAGCCTCCAGATAATTGAGGGAAAGATTACGGCCCTCATCGGGCCATCCGGCTGCGGGAAGTCAACCTTTCTGCGGACCCTCAACCGAATGTACGAAACGGTCCGTGGCACCCGCGCCGTTGGTGAGATCCTGCTCGACGGCCAGAACATTTTTGATATGGACGTCGTCAGTCTCAGGCGGCGCGTCGGCATGGTGTTTCAGAAGTCAAACCCGTTCCCCAAGTCAATTTTTGAGAATGTTGCCTATGGTCTAAGGGTGAACGGAACGGTTCGCCGGTCGCAAGTTACCGAAGTTGTAGAGAAAAGCCTGAGGCGTGCCGCCCTGTGGGACGAAGTGAAAGACCATCTCCACAAGTCTGCTTACGCGCTCTCGGGCGGACAGCAACAACGGCTGTGCATTGCGCGCGCCCTGGCAATCGACCCGGAGGTTCTGCTGTTGGATGAGCCGTGCTCGGCACTCGATCCCATCGCGACTGCAAAGATTGAGGACTTGCTGTTCGCTCTCATGGGGAGCTGCACGATTGTAATTGTTACGCACAACATGCAGCAGGCCGCACGGGTGGCGGATCAGACGGGGTTCTTTCTGCTAGGCAGGCTCATCGAGTTTAACAAGACAGAAGTCATTTTCAAGAATCCTGCGCAGAAAGAGACTGAAGATTACATTACCGGCCGGTTCGGCTAA
- the phoU gene encoding phosphate signaling complex protein PhoU, whose product MRHFEIQLDELRKKLLEMSGLVESSIYRSVLALVEKDEEQIRQVMENEVRVNRMQIEIDDLATGLLALQQPMATDLRFITSSIKINSDLERMGDHAVNIAERASSLMHEPTIKPLIDLPQMANLVQSMLRESLDAFIKRDASLARAVLKSDDAVDQIRDTVYDELVHYMEAEPSAIRGCIHLMFVARNLERIADHATNIAEDVVFLVEGADVRHHAEAFK is encoded by the coding sequence TTGCGCCATTTTGAAATTCAACTCGACGAATTGCGGAAGAAGCTGCTTGAGATGAGCGGTCTGGTTGAGTCGTCCATCTACCGCAGTGTTCTCGCCCTGGTGGAAAAGGACGAAGAACAGATCCGGCAGGTTATGGAAAATGAAGTTCGCGTTAATCGGATGCAAATCGAGATTGATGATCTGGCCACCGGACTGCTGGCGTTGCAGCAGCCCATGGCCACCGACCTGCGCTTTATTACCTCCTCGATCAAGATCAACAGCGACCTCGAACGGATGGGCGATCATGCCGTCAATATCGCCGAGCGCGCAAGTTCGCTAATGCATGAACCGACTATCAAGCCATTAATCGATTTGCCTCAGATGGCCAATCTGGTGCAGTCCATGCTGCGTGAGAGCCTCGATGCTTTTATCAAGAGGGATGCGAGCCTGGCGCGCGCTGTGCTGAAGTCCGACGACGCGGTTGACCAGATTCGGGACACGGTTTACGACGAGCTTGTGCACTACATGGAGGCGGAACCCTCTGCCATCCGCGGATGTATCCACCTGATGTTTGTTGCCCGCAACCTCGAGCGCATTGCCGACCACGCTACCAACATTGCTGAAGACGTCGTGTTCCTGGTCGAGGGCGCCGACGTTCGCCACCATGCCGAAGCTTTTAAGTAG